A window from Citrus sinensis cultivar Valencia sweet orange chromosome 3, DVS_A1.0, whole genome shotgun sequence encodes these proteins:
- the LOC102618913 gene encoding mannan endo-1,4-beta-mannosidase 5-like: MLKAPAKFSFLWAIALLLHLASAQTLPAQAGFVQTRGTQFVLNGSPFLFNGFNSYWMMNVASQPSQRYKVSDVFRQAAAAGLSVCRTWAFSDGGYGALQQSPGVYNEPVFQGLDFVISEARKYGIRLILSLSNNYHDFGGRPQYVNWARAAGASVNSDDEFYTNAIVKGYYKNHVKKVLTRINTITRIAYKDDPTIMAWELINEARCQADYSGKTLNNWVQEMASYVKSIDNKHLLEIGLEGFYGDSIPDKKQFNPGYQVGTDFISNNMIKEIDFTTIHAYPDQWLPGKNDYAQMQFVQKWLASHWTDSKTILKKPLVFSEFGKSSKEAGFSINVRDSFLNTIYMNIYNLARNGGAIGGGMVWQLMAEGMQPYFDGYEIVLSQNPSTRSVIVQQSNKMTALAHILTYGKNLMGKSHYQLHG, from the exons ATGTTAAAAGCCCCAgcaaaattttcctttctttgggCAATTGCCCTTCTCCTACACCTAGCTTCTGCTCAAACACTTCCTGCACAAGCAGGTTTTGTTCAAACTAGAGGCACCCAGTTCGTTCTAAACGGCTCTCCATTTCTCTTCAATGGATTTAACTCTTATTGGATGATGAATGTGGCATCACAGCCAAGTCAAAGGTACAAAGTTAGCGATGTCTTTCGCCAGGCCGCGGCCGCAGGGTTAAGTGTTTGTAGAACATGGGCATTTAGTGATGGAGGTTATGGAGCTCTCCAGCAATCTCCCGGAGTTTACAATGAACCAGTCTTTCAG GGCCTTGATTTTGTGATTTCAGAGGCAAGAAAGTATGGAATCCGTTTGATTCTGAGCTTGAGCAACAACTACCATGACTTCGGAGGAAGGCCACAATATGTGAATTGGGCTAGAGCTGCTGGCGCATCAGTTAATAGCGATGATGAGTTTTACACTAATGCTATCGTTAAAGGATATTACAAGAATCATGTCaag AAAGTGCTTACAAGAATCAACACAATCACTAGAATTGCTTATAAAGATGATCCCACGATCATGGCATGGGAACTCATAAACGAGGCTCGCTGCCAAGCTGATTACTCCGGAAAGACCTTAAAT AATTGGGTCCAAGAAATGGCATCCTATGTTAAATCTATTGACAACAAGCACTTGTTGGAGATTGGGTTGGAAGGATTTTATGGAGATTCAATTCCTGACAAGAAGCAATTTAATCCTGGCTACCAAGTTGGCACAGATTTTATTAGCAACAATATGATCAAGGAGATTGATTTTACAACTATTCACGCATATCCAGATCAATG GCTACCTGGAAAGAACGATTATGCTCAAATGCAATTCGTACAAAAATGGTTGGCAAGCCATTGGACAGATTCAAAAACAATTCTGAAGAAACCGTTGGTTTTTTCGGAGTTCGGAAAATCGAGCAAAGAAGCTGGGTTCAGCATCAATGTCAGAGACTCATTCTTGAACACAATCTATATGAACATCTACAACTTAGCTAGAAATGGTGGAGCAATTGGAGGTGGCATGGTCTGGCAGCTTATGGCTGAAGGCATGCAGCCATATTTTGATGGATATGAGATTGTTTTATCACAGAATCCATCAACGCGCAGTGTCATTGTTCAGCAATCAAACAAAATGACTGCTCTTGCGCACATCTTAACCTATGGTAAGAATCTGATGGGAAAATCACATTATCAGCTGCATGGCTAG
- the LOC102577993 gene encoding basic cellulase precursor: MRRGVSLRCCCLFLFLLLIENAHGNPNYREALAKSLLFFQGQRSGRLPKDQQITWRSNSGLSDGLFAHVDLTGGYYDAGDNVKFNFPMAFTTTMLSWSTLEYGKKMGPELQNARAAIRWATDYLLKCATATPGKLYVGVGDPNADHKCWERPEDMDTVRSVYSVSASNPGSDVAGETAAALAAASLVFRKGDPRYASLLLRTAKNVLQFAMQYRGAYSDSLGSAVCPFYCSYSGYKDELLWGAAWLFRATNDVTYYNFIKSVGDDGGTDVFSWDNKFAGAHVLLARGALLNRDKNFEPYRQEAEDFICRILPNSPFTTTQYTQGGLMYKMPESNLQYVTSISFLLTTYAKYMRATKHYFTCGNMVVNPGLLTNLAKRQVDYILGVNPIKMSYMVGFGPNFPRRIHHRGSSLPSLANHPQSIRCDGGFEPFFHSSNPNPNILVGAIVGGPNQNDGFPDDRSDYSHSEPATYINAAMVGPLAYFAGGKSG, encoded by the exons atgCGAAGGGGAGTTTCTTTGCGCTGCTGTtgcctttttttgtttttgcttctcaTCGAAAATGCCCATGGAAACCCTAATTACAGAGAAGCTTTGGCAAAATCTCTGTTGTTTTTTCAAGGCCAGAGGTCAGGGAGACTTCCCAAGGACCAACAAATCACTTGGAGATCCAATTCTGGGCTCTCTGATGGGTTATTTGCTCAT GTTGATTTAACTGGAGGCTACTATGATGCTGGAGACAATGTGAAGTTCAATTTCCCGATGGCCTTCACGACAACAATGCTATCCTGGAGCACACTCGAATACGGCAAGAAAATGGGCCCAGAGTTACAGAACGCCAGGGCAGCAATCCGTTGGGCGACGGACTATCTCCTCAAGTGTGCAACCGCAACACCGGGGAAGCTCTACGTCGGCGTCGGGGACCCGAACGCCGACCACAAGTGCTGGGAGAGGCCCGAGGACATGGACACCGTTAGGTCTGTGTATTCAGTCTCGGCTAGCAATCCAGGTTCGGATGTTGCCGGAGAAACCGCGGCCGCTTTGGCCGCGGCTTCGTTGGTTTTCCGGAAAGGGGACCCTAGATATGCGAGCTTGTTGCTGAGGACTGCAAAGAATGTCTTGCAATTTGCCATGCAGTATCGCGGGGCTTATAGTGACTCTCTTGGCTCTGCTGTGTGTCCTTTTTATTGCTCATATTCTGGATACAAG GATGAGCTGTTATGGGGAGCTGCATGGCTTTTCAGGGCAACGAATGACgttacttattataatttcataaaatccgTTGGAGATGATGGTGGCACAGACGTTTTCAGCTGGGATAACAAGTTCGCTGGTGCCCACGTTCTATTAGCAAGG GGAGCTTTATTGAACAGGGATAAAAATTTCGAGCCATATAGACAAGAAGCTGAAGACTTCATTTGCAGGATTTTACCAAACTCTCCTTTCACAACTACACAATACACACAAG GTGGGCTTATGTATAAGATGCCCGAAAGCAACCTTCAATATGTTACATCCATATCATTCCTTCTCACAACTTACGCTAAGTATATGAGAGCCACAAAACACTATTTTACTTGTGGCAATATGGTAGTCAACCCTGGCTTACTCACAAACCTTGCAAAAAGACAG GTGGACTATATATTAGGTGTGAACCCAATAAAAATGTCCTACATGGTTGGTTTTGGACCGAATTTCCCGAGGAGGATTCATCATAGAGGATCTTCTTTACCCTCATTGGCAAACCACCCTCAAAGCATCCGTTGTGATGGTGGATTCGAACCATTCTTCCACTCATCAAACCCTAACCCTAATATCTTAGTCGGAGCCATCGTCGGAGGCCCAAACCAGAATGATGGGTTCCCGGATGATCGGAGCGACTATAGTCACTCAGAACCGGCTACGTATATCAATGCTGCTATGGTTGGACCCCTGGCATATTTTGCTGGGGGCAAATCCGGTTGA
- the LOC102612062 gene encoding uncharacterized protein LOC102612062 translates to MSGNSNSGCNVYIGNLDEKVSERVLYDILIQAGRVVDLYIPRDKETDKPKGFAFVEYESEEIADYAIKLFSGIVTLYNRTLRFALSGQDKNTQNSSMTTTPLSSRKSKSDPVPVPVNGTEISHHSMRISGPRHYSSEEPPPPGVSHESNGYETHLNVTNYDYSRRVFGATLDSISRSRSGRYNTSNRHY, encoded by the exons ATGTCGGGAAACTCCAACTCCGGTTGCAACGTCTACATAG gtaatttggatgagaaagtGAGCGAGAGAGTGCTTTACGATATTCTAATTCAAGCAGGGCGAGTAGTTGATTTATATATACCTCGAGACAAGGAAACTGATAAACCAAAAGGCTTCGCCTTTGTTGAATACGAATCCGAAGAGATCGCCGATTATGCCATTAAGCTTTTTTCCGGCATTGTCACTCTCTACAATCGAACCCTCAGATTTGCT CTTTCTGGGCAAGACAAAAACACGCAAAACTCATCCATGACAACTACCCCTTTATCGTCTCGTAAATCTAAGAGCGATCCAGTACCCGTGCCAGTTAATGGTACGGAAATTTCTCACCATTCGATGAGGATTTCAGGTCCCCGTCATTATTCTTCCGAAG AGCCGCCTCCCCCTGGTGTATCACATGAAAGTAATGGGTATGAGACACATCTCAATGTTACCAATTATGATTACAGTCGAAGGGTTTTTGGGGCAACATTGGATAGTATTAGTCGCTCTAGATCTGGCCGCTATAACACTAGTAATCGACATTACTGA